A single region of the Sphingomonas sp. LY29 genome encodes:
- a CDS encoding sensor histidine kinase — protein sequence MLIGANAAAAVIVLAALWLAAGAALAILATRRLRTARRVLGAARTMRSLLSAAPGRPVIIHGDRRVEMDEGGMRLLGLSEMPRVFADLGGKAGFSADDLQSLADGISTVRLSGREFRQSFQLSGDGAFIEVRAELAPASTPPGSVLLWLLDVSDMEGARGSLQHKLAQSEAGLNALTQLIESAPFPMWYRGPDLALGLVNSAFVAAVDARDAGEVIDRASELIDAGGGESARHGAEEALRTGKPYSRTQPATIGQERRMLRLVDVPLPNGAVAGFAIDIQELEDARIELARHQESQRELSDRMTAGAAQFDADRRLSFFNQPFAIMTQIDTEWLADKPEFDRLLERMREQGRTPEVRDFPAWKQERRNWFTSPDEAIEEDWILANGDHLRIVGQPMPDGGLRLIFEDRTEQVRLASARDTLLRVRAATFDNLFEVISVYASDGRLYLWNRRFSEVWNLDEDWLGEHPRVDELVPAMAKRLVNPTAAAQVRELVRSATSGRQSGTGRVSLTDGRHFDFAAVPLPDGNALFTMIDVTDSSRIEAALRERATGLEEADRVKTDFVANMSYELRTPLTSIGGFAQMLSAGYAGKLPPAATDYVGAILEAVERLSKLINDVLDLTQSDTRGVVLERERVDIAGLCRAAAEALRPRAEEKQQQLDIRIDNAVGSVIGDARRLREAVEHVLRNAVTYTSEKGRIIVEAQGDDQQAMIRISDNGPGIAAEDQAQVFARFHRNFSGGRGDAALGLGLPLTQQFVEAHGGRVELVSAPDEGTQVTLIIPRAPQ from the coding sequence GTGTTGATTGGGGCGAACGCGGCGGCAGCGGTCATCGTCCTTGCGGCATTGTGGCTCGCCGCGGGGGCGGCGTTGGCGATCTTGGCCACGCGAAGGCTGCGAACAGCTCGCCGCGTGCTTGGCGCCGCCAGGACGATGCGGAGCTTGCTCAGCGCTGCGCCCGGTCGTCCCGTCATCATCCACGGCGATCGCCGCGTCGAAATGGACGAGGGCGGGATGCGACTGCTCGGCCTGTCCGAGATGCCTCGGGTTTTCGCGGACCTTGGCGGCAAAGCGGGCTTTAGTGCGGACGATCTGCAAAGCTTGGCCGATGGGATTTCCACCGTCCGCCTAAGTGGTCGAGAGTTTCGCCAATCCTTTCAACTGTCGGGCGATGGCGCGTTTATCGAGGTTCGTGCCGAGCTCGCCCCGGCCTCGACGCCGCCGGGGAGCGTCCTTCTCTGGCTGCTGGACGTCAGCGACATGGAAGGTGCCCGCGGCAGCCTTCAGCACAAGCTTGCACAGAGCGAGGCAGGTCTCAACGCCCTCACACAACTGATTGAAAGCGCGCCATTCCCGATGTGGTATCGCGGGCCCGATCTCGCCCTCGGCCTGGTCAATTCGGCGTTTGTCGCGGCCGTTGATGCGCGCGATGCCGGGGAGGTCATCGACCGGGCGAGCGAATTGATTGACGCGGGTGGCGGCGAATCCGCGCGCCATGGAGCCGAAGAGGCACTTCGCACCGGCAAGCCTTATTCACGCACGCAGCCTGCCACCATTGGGCAGGAGCGCCGGATGCTTCGGCTTGTCGACGTTCCTTTGCCCAATGGCGCGGTGGCCGGTTTCGCGATCGATATTCAAGAGCTTGAGGACGCACGGATCGAGCTCGCCCGACACCAGGAATCGCAGCGCGAACTGTCCGACCGGATGACGGCGGGCGCGGCCCAGTTCGATGCCGATCGTCGCCTGTCCTTCTTCAACCAGCCGTTCGCGATCATGACTCAGATCGATACCGAATGGCTCGCCGACAAACCCGAGTTTGACCGGTTGCTTGAACGGATGCGCGAGCAGGGCCGGACTCCCGAGGTCCGCGATTTTCCGGCCTGGAAGCAGGAACGGCGCAATTGGTTCACTTCGCCCGATGAGGCCATCGAAGAGGATTGGATCCTCGCCAATGGCGACCACCTGCGGATCGTTGGCCAGCCAATGCCTGACGGCGGCCTTCGCCTCATTTTCGAGGATCGCACCGAGCAGGTCCGTCTTGCGTCGGCTCGCGACACGCTGCTGCGCGTGCGCGCGGCGACCTTCGACAATCTATTCGAGGTCATCAGCGTCTACGCGTCGGACGGTCGGCTTTACCTGTGGAATCGCCGCTTCAGCGAAGTGTGGAATCTCGACGAGGACTGGCTCGGCGAACATCCTCGAGTAGACGAACTCGTCCCAGCGATGGCCAAGCGCTTGGTCAATCCGACCGCCGCGGCGCAGGTCCGCGAACTCGTACGGTCGGCCACCAGCGGGCGCCAGTCCGGTACGGGGCGTGTCTCGTTGACCGACGGGCGCCATTTCGACTTCGCCGCCGTTCCATTGCCCGACGGGAATGCGCTTTTCACGATGATCGACGTTACCGACAGTTCGCGCATCGAAGCGGCGCTTCGCGAGCGGGCGACGGGCCTTGAAGAGGCGGATCGGGTGAAAACCGACTTCGTCGCCAACATGAGCTACGAACTGCGCACGCCGCTGACGTCGATCGGTGGCTTCGCGCAAATGCTTTCAGCCGGTTACGCGGGAAAGCTGCCTCCGGCCGCGACCGACTATGTCGGAGCGATCCTGGAAGCGGTCGAGCGGTTATCGAAACTCATCAACGACGTTCTCGACCTGACGCAGAGCGACACGCGCGGCGTGGTTCTGGAGCGCGAGCGGGTCGACATCGCGGGCCTCTGCCGAGCGGCGGCCGAAGCGCTCAGGCCGCGCGCCGAGGAAAAGCAGCAGCAATTGGACATCCGCATCGACAATGCGGTTGGCAGTGTCATCGGCGATGCCCGCCGACTGCGCGAGGCGGTCGAACATGTGCTTCGGAACGCAGTCACCTACACCAGCGAGAAGGGGCGGATCATCGTCGAGGCCCAAGGTGATGACCAGCAAGCCATGATCCGCATTTCCGATAATGGCCCGGGCATTGCCGCCGAGGACCAGGCGCAGGTTTTCGCGCGCTTCCACCGCAACTTCTCTGGCGGCCGTGGCGATGCCGCCTTGGGGCTGGGGCTTCCGCTGACCCAGCAATTCGTCGAGGCTCACGGCGGTCGTGTCGAGTTGGTCTCCGCGCCCGACGAGGGGACGCAAGTCACCTTGATCATCCCCCGGGCGCCGCAATGA
- the ahcY gene encoding adenosylhomocysteinase, producing the protein MATSADTMTRDYFVKDISLADFGRKEIEIAETEMPGLMALREEFGAAQPLKGARIVGSLHMTIQTAVLIETLTALGATVRWASCNIYSTQDHAAAAIAKSGVPVFAVKGETLEEYWDYVVRIFDWSTEADPNQTCNLILDDGGDATMFALWGARVEAGETLFTPQNEEEEVFAATLTRFLKERPGYLTATVANIKGVSEETTTGVHRLYELSKSGKLPFPAINVNDSVTKSKFDNLYGCKESLVDAIRRGTDVMLAGKVACVAGFGDVGKGSAASLRNGGARVLVTEVDPICALQAAMEGYEVVTMEEAAKRADIFVTATGNMDVITVDHMRAMKNMAIVCNIGHFDSEIQIGALSNMKWTEIKPQVDEVEFADGKKLIILSKGRLVNLGNATGHPSFVMSASFTNQTLAQIELWTKSEAYKNDVYVLPKHLDEKVAALHLDKLGVQLTKLSDKQASYIGVTPEGPFKPEHYRY; encoded by the coding sequence GTGGCCACTTCCGCCGATACGATGACGCGCGATTACTTCGTGAAGGACATCAGCCTTGCCGATTTCGGCCGCAAGGAAATCGAAATCGCCGAGACCGAAATGCCGGGCCTGATGGCGCTTCGCGAGGAGTTCGGCGCGGCGCAGCCGCTCAAGGGCGCGCGCATCGTCGGCTCGCTTCACATGACGATCCAGACCGCAGTGCTCATCGAAACGCTGACCGCGCTCGGCGCGACGGTTCGTTGGGCCTCGTGCAACATTTATTCGACTCAGGACCATGCCGCCGCCGCGATTGCCAAGTCGGGAGTGCCGGTCTTCGCGGTGAAGGGCGAGACGCTCGAAGAATATTGGGACTATGTCGTTCGCATCTTCGATTGGTCGACCGAAGCCGACCCGAACCAGACCTGCAACCTGATCCTCGACGACGGTGGCGATGCCACGATGTTTGCACTGTGGGGCGCGCGCGTCGAAGCGGGCGAGACGCTGTTCACGCCGCAGAACGAGGAAGAAGAGGTGTTCGCGGCGACGCTGACCCGCTTCCTCAAGGAGCGTCCGGGCTACCTCACCGCGACCGTCGCCAACATCAAGGGCGTCAGCGAAGAGACCACCACCGGCGTCCATCGCCTGTATGAGCTGTCGAAGTCGGGCAAGCTTCCTTTCCCGGCGATCAACGTCAACGACAGCGTGACCAAATCGAAGTTCGACAACCTGTACGGCTGCAAGGAAAGCCTGGTCGACGCGATCCGTCGCGGCACCGATGTCATGCTCGCCGGCAAGGTCGCCTGCGTCGCGGGATTCGGCGACGTCGGCAAGGGTTCGGCGGCCTCGCTCCGCAACGGCGGTGCCCGCGTCCTGGTGACCGAAGTCGATCCGATCTGCGCACTTCAGGCGGCGATGGAAGGCTATGAAGTCGTCACGATGGAAGAGGCCGCCAAGCGCGCCGACATCTTCGTCACCGCGACCGGCAACATGGACGTCATCACCGTCGACCACATGCGCGCGATGAAGAACATGGCGATCGTCTGCAACATCGGCCACTTCGACAGCGAGATCCAGATCGGCGCGCTGAGCAACATGAAGTGGACCGAAATCAAGCCGCAGGTCGACGAAGTCGAATTTGCCGACGGCAAGAAGCTGATCATCCTGTCGAAGGGCCGCCTGGTCAACCTCGGTAACGCCACCGGCCACCCGAGCTTCGTGATGTCGGCCAGCTTCACCAATCAGACGCTGGCGCAGATCGAACTGTGGACCAAGTCTGAGGCGTACAAGAACGACGTCTACGTCCTGCCGAAGCACCTCGACGAAAAGGTCGCTGCGCTTCACCTCGACAAGCTGGGCGTGCAGCTGACCAAGCTTAGCGACAAGCAGGCGTCTTACATCGGTGTGACTCCGGAAGGCCCGTTCAAGCCCGAGCACTACCGCTACTGA
- a CDS encoding TonB-dependent receptor domain-containing protein, which yields MKKEFLLGATALFGTMAIAQPAFAQDTTGDTDPPATLTTEVEIQSGENDPCLTDPNAQNCQAVVVTGSRIRRPNLESTVPITSIGGETFFQQGQTNVGDTLNDLPQLRSTFAQQNPGLGIGIAGLNLLDLRGLGTQRTLVLVNGRRHVAADILNNAVSPDINTIPNDLIERVDIVTGGNSAIYGSDAIAGVVNFVLRRDYEGLQLRGQAGIAEEGFGGNQYVSAMYGKNFADGRGNVTLHGEYARADRVFASDVPAFRSNDNFAPVDSDGGAGIVNGGDGFPDRAFFRGLGSTTIDYRGLIPINQRSNDPATPGFESGACGNATTPNNGGTNSLGAPFSCTYIFTGDGRLTQQTGARFGTGINSGIVGTNGQSGREGKTVSVLPFTERYNFNILSQFEFSQAAEVFFEGKWNRVNALGNNAGPSFVQGTGGTVDFRERQRLDNPFLNPADRITLANLISASGCRSDLQVTCPAAGNLTATDRANIANGSYRFVIARNLLDVGLRDEKFQRDTYRFVGGLRGTFNTDWSYEISANYGKFKEDISASGYIDRQRFALALDAGRNPVTGQIQCRSQFDPASAVKLVGFGPGDAARQAAYQAAQSARLAADIAACVPYNPFGSADNSASVAYFGRTFTAKSSLDQLVLSGFMSGDSSQLFELPGGPISFALGAEYRRENASYEQDPFTTEGFSNGVSIPAFKPDAFKVKEAFGELRIPIIKDVPLFHELTLSGAGRVAKYQGSVGRVFSYNAGVDYAPFRDLRFRANYSRAVRAPNVSETGFPLVPNFSNGFVDPCNPTARAGNPVRAANCAADLGPLLANLTDATQSLPIVSGSNPSLDVEKSDSYTVGGVFQPRFIPGMSLSVDYYDITVKGIIATVAPQTIVNQCYDSASLNNIFCGQFERYRGTGPGPLGEVPGRILGNSLINAPLNFAERKRRGIDVNFAYRRDFGPIDFNTNLIYTHNFEISNFQDPTNPDFETRVLGQLGDPEDEFRWDFDFGLGPVTLGYRARYIGPMYFNTYASLFEINGLPATDVDAFPDRKFKAVSYHDLRADFDIAKDGRGNAYKFYVGVDNVFDKGVPKGATTATGAGSAIYSFRGRSYYAGFRARF from the coding sequence ATGAAAAAAGAATTTTTGCTCGGTGCCACCGCGTTGTTTGGCACCATGGCGATCGCACAGCCTGCGTTCGCCCAGGACACGACCGGTGACACCGATCCGCCCGCCACGCTGACGACCGAGGTCGAAATTCAGTCGGGGGAGAACGACCCCTGCCTGACCGATCCGAACGCACAGAACTGCCAGGCCGTCGTCGTCACCGGCTCGCGCATTCGTCGCCCGAACCTCGAATCGACCGTTCCGATCACGTCGATCGGCGGCGAGACCTTCTTCCAGCAGGGCCAGACCAACGTCGGCGACACGCTGAACGACCTGCCGCAGCTCCGCAGCACCTTTGCGCAGCAGAACCCGGGTCTCGGCATCGGCATCGCCGGTCTCAACCTGCTCGATCTTCGCGGCCTCGGCACCCAGCGCACGCTGGTCCTGGTCAATGGCCGTCGTCACGTCGCCGCCGACATTCTGAACAACGCCGTGTCGCCCGACATCAACACGATCCCGAACGACCTCATCGAGCGCGTCGACATCGTGACCGGCGGTAACTCGGCCATCTATGGCTCGGACGCGATCGCGGGCGTCGTCAACTTCGTCCTGCGTCGTGATTACGAAGGCCTTCAGCTTCGCGGCCAGGCCGGCATCGCCGAAGAGGGCTTCGGCGGGAACCAGTATGTTTCGGCCATGTACGGCAAGAACTTCGCCGACGGACGCGGCAACGTAACGCTTCACGGCGAATATGCCCGCGCCGACCGCGTGTTCGCGTCGGACGTTCCGGCCTTCCGCAGCAACGACAACTTCGCTCCCGTCGATTCAGACGGCGGTGCCGGAATCGTCAATGGTGGCGACGGCTTCCCCGATCGTGCCTTCTTCCGGGGCCTTGGCAGCACGACGATCGATTATCGCGGTCTCATCCCGATCAACCAGCGGTCGAACGACCCCGCGACGCCGGGTTTTGAAAGCGGTGCTTGCGGCAATGCCACGACGCCGAACAACGGTGGGACCAACAGCCTGGGTGCGCCGTTCAGCTGCACTTACATCTTCACTGGGGATGGACGCCTGACGCAGCAGACCGGCGCGCGCTTCGGCACCGGCATCAACAGCGGCATCGTCGGCACGAACGGCCAGTCCGGTCGTGAAGGAAAGACCGTCTCGGTTCTTCCGTTCACCGAACGCTACAACTTCAACATCCTCAGCCAGTTCGAATTCAGCCAGGCGGCTGAAGTCTTCTTCGAAGGCAAGTGGAACCGCGTGAACGCGCTCGGCAACAACGCCGGTCCGTCGTTCGTCCAGGGAACTGGCGGCACGGTCGACTTCCGCGAGCGTCAGCGGTTGGACAACCCGTTCCTGAACCCGGCCGATCGCATCACGCTGGCGAACCTGATCTCGGCTTCTGGTTGCCGCTCGGATCTTCAGGTTACCTGCCCTGCAGCCGGCAACCTGACCGCAACCGATCGCGCCAATATCGCCAACGGCAGCTATCGCTTCGTTATCGCTCGTAACCTGCTCGACGTCGGTCTTCGCGACGAGAAGTTCCAGCGCGATACGTATCGCTTCGTCGGCGGTCTCCGCGGCACGTTCAACACCGACTGGAGCTACGAAATCTCCGCGAACTACGGTAAGTTCAAGGAAGACATCAGCGCCAGCGGCTACATCGATCGTCAGCGTTTTGCGCTTGCGCTCGACGCTGGCCGTAACCCGGTCACCGGCCAGATCCAGTGCCGTTCGCAGTTCGATCCGGCTTCGGCGGTCAAGCTGGTCGGCTTCGGTCCGGGCGATGCTGCGAGGCAGGCCGCATATCAGGCAGCGCAGAGCGCTCGCCTGGCCGCGGATATTGCCGCCTGCGTTCCGTACAATCCGTTCGGATCGGCCGATAACAGTGCCTCGGTCGCCTACTTCGGTCGCACTTTCACCGCGAAGTCCTCGCTCGATCAGCTCGTCTTGTCGGGCTTCATGTCCGGCGATTCGAGCCAGCTCTTCGAACTGCCCGGCGGTCCGATCAGCTTCGCGCTTGGTGCCGAATATCGTCGTGAAAATGCTTCCTATGAGCAGGACCCGTTCACGACCGAAGGTTTCTCGAACGGCGTTTCGATCCCGGCGTTCAAGCCGGACGCCTTCAAGGTGAAAGAAGCCTTCGGCGAACTTCGTATCCCGATCATCAAGGACGTTCCGCTGTTCCACGAGCTCACGCTCAGTGGTGCAGGCCGCGTCGCGAAGTATCAGGGTTCGGTCGGCCGCGTCTTCTCGTACAACGCCGGCGTGGATTACGCTCCGTTCCGCGACCTGCGCTTCCGTGCAAACTACAGCCGCGCGGTGCGTGCGCCGAACGTGTCGGAAACCGGCTTCCCGCTGGTGCCGAACTTCTCGAACGGCTTCGTCGATCCGTGCAACCCCACGGCTCGTGCAGGTAACCCGGTTCGCGCCGCCAACTGCGCCGCCGATCTCGGGCCGTTGCTTGCGAACCTGACCGACGCGACTCAGTCGCTTCCCATCGTCAGCGGTTCAAACCCGTCGCTCGATGTGGAAAAGTCGGACTCGTACACGGTCGGCGGCGTCTTCCAGCCCCGATTCATTCCGGGGATGAGCCTGTCGGTCGACTATTACGACATCACCGTGAAGGGCATCATTGCGACCGTCGCTCCTCAGACGATCGTGAACCAGTGCTACGACTCGGCCTCGCTGAACAACATCTTCTGCGGGCAGTTCGAGCGTTATCGTGGCACTGGCCCCGGACCGCTGGGTGAAGTCCCGGGTCGCATTCTGGGCAACTCGCTCATCAATGCGCCGCTGAACTTCGCTGAGCGCAAGCGTCGCGGTATCGACGTCAACTTCGCCTATCGTCGTGACTTCGGCCCGATCGATTTCAACACCAACCTGATCTACACGCACAACTTCGAGATCAGCAATTTCCAGGACCCGACCAACCCCGACTTCGAAACTCGCGTTCTGGGTCAGCTCGGCGATCCGGAGGACGAGTTCCGCTGGGACTTCGACTTCGGCCTGGGACCGGTCACGCTTGGCTACCGTGCGCGGTACATCGGCCCGATGTACTTCAACACCTACGCCTCGCTGTTCGAAATCAACGGACTGCCTGCCACCGACGTCGATGCGTTCCCGGATCGCAAGTTCAAGGCAGTGTCGTATCACGATCTGCGTGCCGACTTCGACATCGCGAAGGATGGACGTGGCAACGCCTACAAGTTCTACGTTGGCGTGGACAACGTGTTCGACAAGGGCGTTCCGAAGGGTGCAACCACGGCGACTGGCGCCGGCAGCGCGATCTACTCGTTCCGCGGCCGCAGCTACTACGCCGGCTTCCGCGCTCGTTTTTAA
- a CDS encoding TonB-dependent receptor domain-containing protein, translating into MRFSTPFALSTSAFALAVSLATPAFAQTAPAAPQEEDACATVANPEEKAACLAAENQTPAEAAAPSTAGEVVVTGSRIRRDEFTTAEPLTVITAEEITQAGFNSATDALQSAAVTQGSGQINNAYGGFVTDGGTGANTLGLRGLGPARTLILLNGRRLAPGGTRGSVLAADLNVLPTAIVDRIEVLKAGASSVYGSDAIAGVVNIITDRKMTGLSVDMQVNVPKVGAGVDKRIATSFGVQADRLSLIGSLEYRKRDALARNDVRFFDCPVGGFLDGEGSDFGSADGVGFDGTSCFTLDNGGVTINTLGIPTRDGIGRTSGLPGRFNRFVPAPGQTTGPFPGYLGVGTYDRDTFDPEQEKEPLITGAEIYTGYLSGTYDAGFLGNSEIYGELLVTRRKSESPLYRQLSLDYLRGSPLLPANIRNGLFANPTPTSSGQQIAARAFIGYGLTDSSQTVDYARASGGIRGDFFFDGWRYDAYVGKSWNDGTYEIESFLTDRLANSLNVVQNADGTFRCASQASNPTCVAAPALTAAVIGGELPEAYRDYIVDNTIGKTKFRETTFAFGVDGPLFKMPGGDVQLALGAEYRKQSINDQPDQNSINGNLFGLTAGTPTVGSDNVKEIYGEVFVPILADRPFFYRLNANASVRYTDYKSYGGDTTYKVAGEWEPIRGLGFRGSYGTSYRAPALAEQFLGATSGFLGSDSDPCSALPDPSEQSPNEQITAANCASIGLPADFEQRSGITVFRVGGAEAGLKAETSKNWSVGAVLRPRLPASFGQLSLSLDYFNIKVENGVSDLAGGTILSRCYSDPNFDPNAGFCRFVTRDANQALSVTSSFVNLSEDIVKGYEFNGRYAKDLFGGRFVLNANVTKYTEQSSRLFPEEFLTDANGIVTAPEWVGNFDGTFATKHVTFRYGVDWIGGDRKDTYEYFAFDNLTGESDPDLVQAYRDAYYLETPNYFLHNASVQFDIDRYELTLGVRNLFDKAPPRITAIGFNTVGNAPLYSGYDYRGRTFFANVNFKL; encoded by the coding sequence ATGCGATTCAGTACGCCGTTTGCTTTGTCGACTTCCGCGTTCGCTCTTGCCGTAAGTCTTGCCACGCCCGCCTTCGCGCAGACCGCGCCGGCCGCTCCCCAGGAAGAGGACGCCTGCGCGACCGTCGCCAATCCGGAAGAAAAGGCCGCGTGCCTCGCCGCCGAGAACCAGACGCCGGCTGAGGCCGCTGCGCCCTCGACCGCTGGCGAAGTCGTCGTAACTGGCAGCCGCATTCGTCGCGACGAGTTCACGACAGCCGAACCGCTGACCGTCATCACCGCCGAAGAAATCACCCAGGCTGGTTTCAACAGCGCAACCGACGCCCTTCAGAGCGCAGCGGTCACGCAGGGTTCGGGCCAGATCAACAACGCGTACGGCGGCTTCGTCACCGACGGCGGCACCGGCGCGAACACGCTCGGCCTGCGCGGCCTCGGGCCGGCACGCACGCTGATCCTGCTTAACGGCCGTCGCCTCGCTCCGGGCGGAACGCGCGGTTCGGTCCTCGCGGCCGATCTGAACGTCCTGCCGACTGCCATCGTCGACCGCATCGAAGTGCTGAAGGCTGGCGCGTCGTCGGTTTACGGTTCGGACGCCATCGCGGGCGTCGTGAACATCATCACCGACCGCAAGATGACGGGCCTGTCGGTCGACATGCAGGTCAACGTCCCCAAGGTTGGCGCTGGCGTCGACAAGCGTATCGCCACTTCCTTTGGCGTTCAGGCCGACCGCCTGAGCCTGATCGGTTCGCTCGAATATCGCAAGCGCGACGCTCTTGCGCGCAACGACGTGCGTTTCTTCGACTGCCCGGTTGGCGGCTTCCTCGACGGTGAGGGTTCGGACTTCGGTTCGGCCGACGGCGTCGGCTTCGACGGAACGTCTTGCTTCACGCTCGACAACGGCGGCGTCACCATCAACACGCTTGGCATTCCGACGCGCGACGGCATCGGTCGTACCAGCGGTCTGCCGGGTCGTTTCAACCGCTTCGTTCCGGCACCGGGCCAGACGACCGGTCCGTTCCCGGGTTACCTCGGCGTCGGCACCTATGACCGCGACACCTTCGATCCCGAGCAGGAGAAGGAGCCCCTGATCACCGGTGCGGAAATCTACACCGGTTATCTCTCGGGCACCTACGACGCCGGTTTCCTCGGCAACTCCGAAATCTACGGCGAGCTTCTCGTAACCCGTCGTAAATCGGAATCGCCGCTGTATCGCCAGCTCTCGCTCGACTATCTGCGTGGTAGCCCGCTGCTTCCGGCGAACATCCGTAACGGCCTGTTTGCCAACCCGACCCCGACGTCGAGCGGACAGCAGATCGCGGCGCGTGCGTTCATTGGTTACGGTCTCACCGACAGCAGCCAGACGGTCGACTATGCCCGTGCATCGGGCGGCATCCGCGGCGACTTCTTCTTCGACGGTTGGCGCTACGACGCCTATGTCGGAAAGTCGTGGAACGATGGCACGTACGAGATTGAATCGTTCCTGACGGATCGCCTCGCGAACTCGTTGAACGTCGTCCAGAACGCCGACGGCACCTTCCGCTGCGCCAGCCAGGCGTCGAACCCGACGTGCGTCGCAGCTCCGGCCCTCACGGCGGCGGTCATTGGTGGTGAGCTTCCCGAAGCCTACCGCGACTACATCGTCGACAATACGATTGGTAAGACCAAGTTCCGCGAAACGACCTTCGCGTTCGGCGTCGACGGCCCGCTGTTCAAGATGCCAGGCGGCGACGTCCAGCTGGCTCTTGGCGCGGAGTATCGCAAGCAGAGCATCAACGATCAGCCGGACCAGAACTCGATCAACGGCAACCTGTTCGGCCTCACCGCCGGCACACCGACGGTCGGTTCGGACAACGTCAAGGAAATCTACGGCGAAGTGTTCGTCCCGATCCTTGCGGATCGTCCGTTCTTCTATCGTCTGAACGCCAATGCGTCGGTGCGCTACACGGACTACAAGTCCTACGGCGGCGACACGACGTACAAGGTTGCGGGCGAATGGGAGCCCATCCGCGGCCTCGGTTTCCGCGGCAGCTATGGCACGTCCTACCGTGCTCCGGCTCTTGCGGAGCAGTTCCTTGGCGCCACCAGCGGGTTCCTCGGATCGGACAGCGATCCCTGCAGCGCGCTTCCGGATCCGTCGGAGCAGTCGCCTAACGAGCAGATCACGGCTGCCAACTGCGCGTCGATCGGTCTCCCGGCCGACTTCGAGCAGCGCAGCGGCATCACGGTGTTCCGCGTTGGCGGTGCCGAAGCTGGCCTGAAGGCAGAAACTTCGAAGAACTGGTCGGTCGGTGCGGTTCTCCGTCCTCGCCTGCCTGCTTCGTTCGGCCAGCTGTCGCTTTCGCTCGACTACTTCAACATCAAGGTCGAAAACGGTGTTTCGGATCTTGCTGGCGGGACGATCTTGAGCCGTTGCTATTCGGATCCGAATTTCGATCCGAACGCAGGGTTCTGCCGCTTCGTGACCCGCGACGCCAACCAGGCGCTGTCGGTTACCAGCAGCTTCGTGAACCTGTCGGAAGACATCGTGAAGGGCTATGAGTTCAACGGCCGTTACGCCAAGGATCTCTTCGGCGGACGCTTCGTGCTCAACGCCAATGTGACGAAGTACACCGAGCAGTCGAGCCGCCTGTTCCCTGAAGAGTTCCTGACGGATGCCAACGGCATCGTGACGGCGCCTGAATGGGTCGGCAACTTCGACGGCACCTTCGCCACGAAGCACGTCACCTTCCGCTACGGTGTCGATTGGATCGGCGGCGACCGCAAAGATACCTACGAGTATTTCGCGTTCGACAACTTGACCGGTGAATCCGATCCCGACCTGGTTCAGGCCTATCGCGATGCTTATTATCTCGAGACGCCGAACTACTTCCTGCACAATGCGTCGGTTCAGTTCGACATCGACCGCTACGAGTTGACGCTCGGCGTGCGGAACCTGTTCGACAAGGCTCCGCCGCGGATCACGGCAATCGGGTTCAACACCGTCGGCAACGCGCCGCTGTACTCGGGTTACGACTATCGCGGTCGCACGTTCTTCGCGAACGTGAACTTCAAGCTCTAA
- the tsaE gene encoding tRNA (adenosine(37)-N6)-threonylcarbamoyltransferase complex ATPase subunit type 1 TsaE, with protein MTLSDEAATLAAGARLAVALRAGDVVTLDGALAAGKTTLVRGLLAELGHPGEVPSPSFAIVQPYDALVPPVWHVDLYRIENPAALAELGLDEIREDGVLIVEWPDRAGADAWPDALALSLTVAPDGARVLTAKVPPSWEGRWPR; from the coding sequence ATGACCTTGTCCGACGAGGCGGCCACGCTCGCGGCCGGAGCAAGGCTTGCCGTAGCGCTGCGAGCCGGCGATGTCGTCACGCTCGACGGCGCGCTTGCCGCGGGAAAGACGACGCTGGTCCGCGGACTTCTCGCGGAACTCGGCCATCCGGGCGAAGTGCCCAGTCCGAGTTTTGCGATCGTCCAGCCTTATGATGCCCTCGTTCCCCCCGTCTGGCACGTCGACCTTTATCGGATCGAGAATCCCGCCGCGCTCGCGGAGCTCGGGCTCGACGAAATCCGCGAAGATGGCGTGTTGATCGTCGAATGGCCCGACCGGGCAGGGGCGGACGCATGGCCCGACGCGCTCGCTTTGTCGCTGACGGTGGCTCCTGACGGCGCGCGTGTCTTGACAGCCAAGGTGCCTCCCTCTTGGGAAGGGCGATGGCCACGATGA